One Paracoccaceae bacterium genomic region harbors:
- a CDS encoding TRAP transporter large permease, producing MLSLFLPLFMVFLLLGLPVFFGLIAAPGILLWMNGQERDIVLLYRNVYNGMDSFPLMAIPFFMLAGEVMNRSNITLRLVEFSQAMIGHLRGGLAHVNVMSSMLFAGLSGSAVADVSALGSMLIPAMEKQGYSRKFAAAITAASSIIGPIIPPSGIMIIYAYVMGESVAALFLAGIVPGLMIGGSLMFMIWFLADRYDLPMSTRRATWGEAGQASLKAIWPLMTPVIILGGILGGIFTPTEAACIAVGYSLMIGLFVMRTLSLRDLPDILIRAGITSAVVLLLVGAAMAFKTVASLARTPEMLAAMILGVSDNPLILLFMINILLFIVGMFLDAGPAIIILGPILGPVFTAMGVDSVHFAIIMAVNLTVGLLTPPMGLVLFVTSSVSGLRVETIARATLPFLAVEIVVIFLITYFPALTLTIPRLLGFVN from the coding sequence ATGCTGTCGCTTTTCCTTCCGCTTTTCATGGTCTTCCTGCTCCTGGGCCTGCCGGTGTTCTTCGGGCTGATCGCGGCACCCGGCATCCTTCTGTGGATGAACGGGCAGGAGCGCGACATCGTGCTGCTGTATCGCAACGTCTACAACGGGATGGACAGCTTTCCGCTGATGGCGATCCCGTTCTTCATGCTGGCGGGCGAGGTGATGAACCGGTCGAACATCACCCTGCGGCTGGTCGAGTTCAGCCAGGCGATGATCGGGCACCTGCGGGGCGGCCTGGCGCATGTGAACGTGATGTCGTCGATGCTGTTCGCGGGGCTGTCGGGTTCGGCGGTGGCGGATGTCTCGGCCCTGGGTTCGATGCTGATCCCGGCGATGGAGAAGCAGGGCTATTCCCGCAAGTTCGCCGCCGCGATCACCGCCGCATCCTCGATCATCGGGCCGATCATCCCGCCGTCGGGGATCATGATCATCTATGCCTATGTGATGGGCGAAAGCGTGGCCGCGCTGTTCCTGGCGGGGATCGTGCCGGGGCTGATGATCGGCGGATCGCTGATGTTCATGATCTGGTTCCTGGCCGACCGCTATGACCTGCCGATGTCGACCCGCCGCGCCACCTGGGGCGAGGCCGGCCAGGCCAGTCTCAAGGCGATCTGGCCGCTGATGACCCCGGTGATCATCCTTGGCGGCATCCTTGGCGGCATCTTCACGCCGACCGAGGCGGCCTGCATCGCGGTCGGCTATTCGCTGATGATCGGGCTGTTCGTGATGCGGACGCTGAGCCTTCGCGACCTGCCGGACATCCTGATCAGGGCGGGCATCACCTCGGCCGTCGTGCTGCTGCTGGTGGGGGCGGCCATGGCCTTCAAGACCGTCGCGTCGCTGGCGCGCACGCCCGAGATGCTGGCGGCGATGATCCTCGGCGTATCGGACAACCCGCTGATCCTGCTGTTCATGATCAACATCCTGCTGTTCATCGTGGGGATGTTCCTGGATGCCGGGCCCGCGATCATCATCCTGGGGCCGATCCTTGGCCCGGTGTTCACAGCGATGGGCGTCGATTCGGTGCATTTCGCCATCATCATGGCGGTGAACCTGACCGTGGGGCTGCTGACGCCGCCCATGGGGCTGGTGCTGTTCGTCACCTCGTCGGTCTCGGGGCTGAGGGTCGAGACCATCGCGCGGGCCACGCTGCCGTTCCTTGCCGTCGAGATCGTGGTGATCTTCCTGATCACCTATTTCCCGGCCCTGACACTGACGATCCCGCGACTGCTCGGGTTCGTGAACTGA
- the dctP gene encoding TRAP transporter substrate-binding protein DctP gives MLKTHLKSLMLAALLAGTAGAAMAQDIVLRATANSNEQDEDYDGLVVFKNYVENASNGAIGVELFIGTQLCATGQECLAGVADGSIDIFISTSGGAAGIFPYIQVLDLPYLMSDDRVAEEVLSGDFVRFLRDKMLADSDDTIRLMTVGNTGGWRNYANTKARVAAPADLSGLKMRTVPADLPQELAKTLGAAPTPIPWPELFTSLQTGVVEGTANGITDIMSMKFPDAGLKYITLDGHSYMGAFWYMSNQRFQSLDDNQKRIVLDGFAALQQATFASPKRKEIAAYAAFREAGGDIYVPTPEEKAAFQAAVAPVYDWFKANVAGGEETLAAFEAAVVAATAKIDAERAADMN, from the coding sequence ATGCTCAAGACACACCTGAAATCACTGATGCTGGCCGCGCTGCTGGCAGGCACGGCGGGCGCCGCCATGGCGCAGGACATCGTGCTGCGCGCGACGGCGAACTCGAACGAACAGGACGAGGACTATGACGGCCTCGTGGTGTTCAAGAACTATGTCGAGAACGCCTCGAACGGCGCGATCGGCGTGGAATTGTTCATCGGCACGCAGCTTTGCGCCACCGGGCAGGAATGCCTGGCGGGCGTCGCCGACGGGTCGATCGACATCTTCATCTCGACCTCGGGCGGGGCGGCGGGGATCTTTCCCTACATCCAGGTGCTCGACCTGCCCTATCTGATGAGCGACGACCGCGTGGCCGAGGAAGTGCTGTCGGGCGATTTCGTGCGCTTCCTGCGCGACAAGATGCTGGCCGACAGCGACGACACGATACGCCTGATGACGGTGGGCAATACCGGCGGCTGGCGCAACTATGCCAACACCAAGGCCCGGGTGGCGGCGCCCGCCGACCTGTCGGGACTGAAGATGCGCACGGTGCCCGCCGACCTGCCGCAGGAACTGGCCAAGACGCTGGGCGCGGCACCCACGCCGATCCCGTGGCCGGAGCTGTTCACCTCGCTGCAGACCGGCGTCGTGGAAGGCACCGCAAACGGGATCACCGACATCATGTCGATGAAGTTCCCCGATGCCGGCCTGAAGTACATCACGCTGGACGGCCACAGCTACATGGGCGCCTTCTGGTACATGTCGAACCAGCGGTTCCAGTCGCTTGACGACAACCAGAAGCGGATCGTGCTGGACGGGTTCGCGGCGCTGCAGCAGGCGACCTTTGCCTCGCCCAAGCGCAAGGAAATCGCGGCCTATGCGGCGTTCCGCGAGGCGGGTGGCGACATCTACGTGCCCACGCCCGAGGAAAAGGCCGCGTTCCAGGCCGCCGTCGCCCCGGTCTACGACTGGTTCAAGGCGAATGTCGCGGGCGGCGAGGAAACGCTGGCGGCATTCGAGGCGGCGGTGGTCGCGGCCACCGCCAAGATCGACGCGGAACGTGCCGCCGACATGAACTGA
- a CDS encoding putative sulfate exporter family transporter, whose amino-acid sequence MSFSLPTRADWDQHFPGLAVAGCAALAAQFLSDHYGAPAMLMAILIGMALHFLAEEGRAAPGIDLAARAVLRIGVALLGLRVSADMVLSLGLPALALVLGAVAATIGFGMLVARLSGQSRAFGFLTGGSVAICGASAAMAIAAILPQDGRRADTAERDLAFTVVGVTVLSTLAMIVYPILTTRLGLDTRATGLFLGATIHDVAQVVGAGFSIDDPTGELSTLVKLIRVTALAPVVILAAVILRARGTGAGTRPPLVPGFVLAFLALAALNSTGVVPASASDLAGALSRWALLTAIAAVGMKIALPRLMQVGRPAIALILGETLFLAAIVFVGLHILPMIGA is encoded by the coding sequence ATGTCATTTTCCCTGCCCACGCGCGCCGACTGGGATCAGCACTTTCCCGGCCTCGCGGTCGCAGGCTGCGCCGCCCTTGCCGCGCAGTTCCTGTCGGACCACTACGGCGCCCCGGCCATGCTGATGGCGATCCTGATCGGGATGGCGCTGCATTTCCTGGCCGAGGAGGGGCGCGCGGCGCCCGGCATCGACCTGGCCGCAAGGGCGGTGCTGCGCATCGGTGTGGCGCTGCTGGGGCTGCGCGTGTCTGCCGACATGGTGCTGTCGCTGGGCCTGCCCGCACTGGCCCTGGTGCTGGGCGCGGTGGCAGCGACCATCGGCTTCGGGATGCTGGTTGCCCGGCTGTCGGGGCAGAGCCGCGCCTTCGGGTTCCTGACCGGCGGGTCGGTGGCGATCTGCGGCGCCTCGGCCGCGATGGCCATCGCGGCGATCCTGCCGCAGGACGGGCGCCGCGCCGACACCGCCGAACGCGACCTTGCCTTTACCGTGGTCGGTGTGACCGTCCTGTCGACGCTGGCGATGATCGTCTATCCGATCCTGACCACGCGGCTTGGACTCGACACCCGGGCGACCGGGCTGTTCCTGGGGGCCACCATCCATGACGTCGCGCAAGTCGTGGGCGCGGGATTTTCGATCGACGATCCGACAGGAGAGTTGTCGACCCTGGTCAAGCTGATCCGGGTGACCGCGCTTGCCCCCGTGGTGATCCTGGCTGCCGTGATCCTGCGCGCACGCGGAACCGGCGCCGGCACGCGGCCGCCGCTGGTGCCGGGCTTTGTGCTGGCCTTTCTGGCGCTTGCCGCACTGAACTCGACCGGGGTGGTTCCGGCCTCGGCGTCGGACCTGGCCGGCGCGCTGTCACGCTGGGCGCTGCTGACCGCGATCGCCGCAGTGGGCATGAAGATCGCCCTGCCCCGGCTGATGCAGGTGGGGCGGCCCGCGATCGCGCTCATACTGGGCGAGACGCTGTTTTTGGCGGCAATCGTGTTCGTCGGGCTGCATATCCTGCCGATGATCGGGGCTTGA
- a CDS encoding helix-turn-helix transcriptional regulator, producing MTPATEMTVTTPRAVAPPPADDIAVRAAEAAAFLKALSHEGRLMILCHLAQGERSVTELETLLEQRQSAVSQQLARLRLEGLVTCRREGKTIYYAIRDPKVGRIITTLHDMFCNDSDC from the coding sequence ATGACACCCGCAACCGAGATGACCGTTACGACCCCGCGTGCCGTGGCCCCGCCGCCTGCGGATGACATCGCGGTGCGCGCGGCCGAGGCTGCGGCCTTCCTGAAGGCGCTGTCGCATGAGGGTCGGCTGATGATCCTGTGCCATCTGGCCCAGGGCGAGCGATCGGTGACCGAGCTTGAAACCCTGCTTGAACAGCGGCAGTCGGCCGTCAGCCAGCAGCTCGCGCGGCTGCGGCTTGAGGGGCTGGTCACCTGCCGCCGCGAGGGCAAGACGATATACTATGCGATCCGCGACCCGAAGGTCGGACGGATCATCACCACCCTGCACGACATGTTCTGCAACGACAGCGACTGCTGA
- a CDS encoding SDR family oxidoreductase has translation MPDLPAPGRVALVTGASRGLGAAIAEQLALRGWHVVAVARTVGGLEDLDDRVRKAGLPGAGGLTLAPMDVTSEDAMRHLCRSVHDRWGGLALWVHAAVHAAPLAPAGSMDARDFDKSVAVNLRATASLIPMVEPLLRAGQGTALFLDDPRGGQKFFGAYGATKAAQVALARSWQAETARTGPRVMIAEPAPMPTAVRARFHPGEDRSALADPRAEAARLLDLL, from the coding sequence ATGCCCGACCTTCCCGCACCCGGCCGCGTGGCCCTTGTCACCGGCGCCTCGCGGGGGCTTGGCGCCGCGATCGCCGAGCAGCTGGCGCTGCGGGGGTGGCATGTGGTGGCGGTGGCGCGCACCGTCGGCGGGCTCGAGGACCTGGACGACCGCGTCAGGAAAGCCGGCCTGCCAGGGGCAGGCGGGCTGACGCTGGCGCCCATGGATGTCACCAGCGAGGACGCGATGCGCCACCTGTGCCGGTCGGTGCATGACCGCTGGGGGGGGCTGGCGCTCTGGGTCCATGCGGCGGTGCATGCGGCACCGCTGGCGCCTGCCGGGTCGATGGATGCCCGCGATTTCGACAAGTCGGTCGCGGTGAACCTGCGGGCCACCGCATCGCTGATCCCGATGGTGGAACCTCTGCTGCGGGCCGGGCAGGGCACGGCCCTTTTCCTCGACGATCCGCGCGGCGGGCAGAAGTTCTTTGGTGCCTATGGCGCGACCAAGGCCGCGCAGGTCGCCCTCGCCCGCAGCTGGCAGGCCGAAACGGCGCGCACCGGTCCGCGTGTGATGATCGCCGAACCCGCGCCGATGCCCACCGCCGTCCGGGCGCGGTTCCATCCGGGCGAAGATCGGTCCGCATTGGCCGATCCCCGGGCCGAGGCCGCACGGCTGCTGGATCTGCTCTGA
- a CDS encoding biotin transporter BioY codes for MTLSHALVANRSLPVQALMVLAGSILIAASARVEVPMYPVPMTLQTLVISLVGLAYGARLGALTVLAYLAEGAAGLPVFSGGNAGIGWLLGGPTAGFLWGFVGMAWATGWLAERMAARGFAALFVAAVVPAMLLFVAGGGWPLLAGVLGMQAPWTAGSLSVVWAGWIAPFLIGGVVKSAIAALMIAGGWKAVTRAG; via the coding sequence ATGACCCTTTCCCATGCGCTTGTTGCCAACCGCAGCCTGCCCGTTCAGGCCCTGATGGTTCTGGCCGGTTCGATCCTGATCGCCGCCTCGGCGCGCGTCGAGGTGCCGATGTACCCGGTGCCCATGACCCTGCAGACGCTGGTGATCTCGCTGGTCGGGCTGGCCTATGGCGCGCGCCTTGGCGCGCTCACCGTGCTGGCCTACCTGGCCGAGGGTGCGGCGGGGCTGCCGGTGTTCTCGGGCGGCAACGCCGGGATCGGCTGGCTGCTTGGCGGCCCGACCGCAGGCTTCCTGTGGGGCTTTGTCGGCATGGCCTGGGCGACCGGCTGGCTGGCCGAACGCATGGCGGCGCGCGGTTTCGCCGCGCTGTTCGTCGCGGCGGTGGTGCCTGCGATGCTGCTTTTCGTCGCGGGCGGAGGCTGGCCGCTGCTGGCCGGCGTGCTGGGCATGCAGGCCCCCTGGACCGCCGGATCGCTGTCGGTGGTCTGGGCGGGCTGGATCGCGCCGTTCCTGATCGGCGGCGTCGTCAAGTCGGCCATCGCGGCGCTGATGATCGCGGGCGGCTGGAAGGCCGTGACGCGCGCGGGCTGA
- a CDS encoding amidophosphoribosyltransferase — translation MEPFRHPFDPLSDDKLHEECGVFGVIGVPEAANFVALGLHALQHRGQEAGGIVSYDPDHGFNSVRRFGYVRDNFTNASLMQTLPGGLAIGHVRYSTAGSKGATAIRDVQPFFGEFSMGGAAIAHNGNLTNASALRRELIERGSIFQSSSDSECIIHLMARSIQKTIAERIKDALRRVEGAFSIVAMTRTKLIGVRDPLGVRPLVLGRLGDEGWVLSSETCGLDIIGADFVREIEPGEMVIVENGKVATSRPFAHAPARPCIFEHVYFSRPDSILGGRSVYETRRLIGIELAREAPVEADLVCPVPDSGTPAAIGYSQESGIPFAFGIVRNQYVGRTFIEPTEQIRNMGVRLKLNVNRALVKGKRVVLVDDSVVRGTTSRKIKDMILEAGAAAVHFRIASPPTAWPCFYGVDTPERSKLLAATMSEDEMRDWIGVDSLRFVTLDGLYRAAGQAAGRDPAAPAYCDACFSGEYPVAPSDMIENGFEMKAAE, via the coding sequence ATGGAACCCTTCCGCCACCCCTTCGATCCGCTGTCCGACGACAAGCTGCACGAGGAATGCGGCGTGTTTGGCGTGATCGGCGTGCCGGAGGCCGCGAATTTCGTGGCGCTCGGCCTGCATGCGCTGCAACACCGGGGGCAGGAGGCGGGTGGCATCGTCAGCTATGATCCCGACCACGGGTTCAACTCGGTCCGCCGCTTCGGCTATGTGCGCGACAATTTCACCAATGCCTCGCTGATGCAGACGCTGCCCGGGGGACTGGCCATCGGGCATGTGCGCTATTCCACGGCAGGGTCAAAGGGGGCGACCGCGATCCGCGACGTGCAACCCTTCTTCGGCGAGTTCTCGATGGGCGGAGCGGCCATCGCGCATAACGGCAATCTGACGAACGCCTCGGCGCTGCGCCGGGAACTGATCGAGCGGGGCTCGATCTTCCAGTCGTCCTCCGACAGCGAATGCATCATCCACCTGATGGCGCGGTCGATCCAGAAGACCATTGCCGAACGCATCAAGGACGCGCTGCGACGGGTCGAGGGGGCGTTCTCCATCGTCGCCATGACCCGCACCAAGCTGATCGGCGTGCGCGATCCGCTGGGGGTGCGGCCGCTGGTGCTGGGACGCCTCGGGGACGAGGGGTGGGTGCTGTCGTCGGAAACCTGTGGGCTGGACATCATCGGCGCCGACTTCGTGCGCGAGATCGAGCCGGGCGAGATGGTCATCGTCGAGAACGGCAAGGTTGCCACCTCGCGCCCCTTCGCCCATGCCCCGGCCCGCCCCTGCATCTTCGAGCATGTCTATTTCAGCCGCCCGGATTCGATCCTCGGCGGCCGGTCGGTCTATGAGACGCGGCGCCTGATCGGGATCGAACTGGCGCGCGAGGCGCCGGTCGAGGCAGATCTGGTCTGCCCGGTGCCCGACAGCGGCACCCCGGCCGCGATCGGCTATTCCCAGGAATCCGGCATCCCCTTCGCCTTCGGCATCGTGCGCAACCAGTATGTCGGCCGCACCTTCATCGAACCGACCGAGCAGATCCGCAACATGGGCGTGCGGCTGAAGCTGAACGTCAACCGCGCGCTCGTGAAGGGCAAGCGGGTCGTGCTGGTCGATGACAGCGTCGTGCGGGGCACGACATCGCGCAAGATCAAGGACATGATCCTTGAGGCCGGTGCCGCCGCGGTGCATTTCCGCATCGCCTCGCCGCCGACGGCCTGGCCCTGCTTCTACGGCGTGGACACACCCGAACGGTCAAAGCTGCTTGCCGCCACGATGTCCGAGGACGAGATGCGCGACTGGATCGGGGTGGACAGCCTGCGCTTTGTCACGCTGGACGGGCTGTACCGCGCGGCGGGGCAGGCGGCCGGGCGCGATCCGGCGGCCCCGGCCTATTGCGACGCCTGTTTCTCGGGCGAGTATCCGGTTGCGCCCTCGGACATGATCGAGAACGGGTTCGAGATGAAGGCGGCGGAATAA
- a CDS encoding NAD(P)-dependent oxidoreductase: MTYGYVGLGNLGFHLAGGLVRAGLDVVAYDRDPDRPAPDGAGRATSLEDLAQRVDHVVTCLPSPAASEAVLAALLPHLKRGATWIENSTLGRADVLRLGGLAEGAGVSMLEAPVTGGVHLAARGEITILAGGPADLVERHRTALSAMGGRLFHMGPLGSAAVIKVITNMLAFVHLLADGEALMLAARGGLDLKTAWEAIAASSGNSFVHETEGQLILNGSYDVGFTMDLAVKDLGFAMDYGREFGVPLGLAAQAMQTFLQGRAAYGGAAQSTAIVRLLEDALKTELRADGFPARLV; this comes from the coding sequence ATGACATACGGCTATGTCGGTCTGGGCAACCTGGGGTTCCACCTGGCCGGGGGGCTGGTGCGCGCCGGGCTGGATGTGGTGGCCTATGACCGCGACCCGGACAGGCCCGCGCCCGATGGGGCGGGCCGTGCCACCTCGCTGGAGGATCTGGCGCAGCGGGTCGACCATGTGGTGACCTGCCTGCCGTCGCCCGCCGCATCCGAGGCGGTCCTGGCGGCGCTGCTGCCGCATCTGAAACGCGGCGCGACCTGGATCGAGAATTCGACGCTGGGGCGGGCCGACGTGCTGCGGCTGGGCGGGCTGGCCGAAGGCGCCGGGGTGTCGATGCTCGAGGCGCCGGTCACCGGCGGCGTGCATCTGGCCGCGCGCGGCGAGATCACAATCCTGGCGGGCGGCCCCGCCGATCTGGTGGAACGCCACCGAACCGCCCTGTCGGCCATGGGCGGGCGGCTGTTCCACATGGGGCCGCTGGGCAGCGCGGCGGTGATCAAGGTGATCACCAACATGCTGGCCTTCGTGCATCTGCTGGCGGATGGCGAGGCGCTGATGCTGGCCGCACGCGGCGGTCTTGACCTGAAGACCGCGTGGGAGGCCATCGCCGCATCGTCGGGCAACAGCTTCGTGCACGAGACCGAGGGCCAGCTGATCCTGAACGGCAGCTATGATGTGGGCTTCACCATGGATCTGGCGGTCAAGGATCTGGGGTTCGCGATGGACTACGGGCGGGAATTCGGTGTGCCGCTGGGGCTGGCGGCCCAGGCCATGCAGACCTTCCTGCAGGGTCGCGCGGCCTATGGCGGGGCGGCGCAGTCGACCGCCATCGTGCGGTTGCTCGAGGATGCGCTGAAGACGGAACTGCGCGCCGACGGCTTCCCGGCCAGGCTGGTCTAG
- a CDS encoding aldehyde dehydrogenase family protein, translated as MAWDNLLKFYVNGEWVTPLSAERMGVENPATEEIVAEIALGSTADADRAIAAARAAFDGWTVVPVAERIAIVERILDEYNARAEEFAQAMSTEMGAPITWARDAQVWAGRVHLESTIAAGKDFEWEVMRGETLLIREGIGVCALITPWNWPMNQIACKVAPALIAGCTMVLKPSEIAPLSGVLFAEVCHAAGVPAGVFNLVNGMGPVVGAHMSAHPEVDMVSFTGSTRAGTAVAAAAAPTVKRVAQELGGKSPNIILPTADLAAAVAGGVEGCMGNAGQSCDAPTRMFVPRARHDEACAVAKAAAEAIVVGDPRDEGTGMGPLVSGLQWEKVQRLIAAGIAEGATLVTGGTGRPEGVNRGWFARPTVFGNVTNEMTVSREEIFGPVLAILPYDSVDQAVTMANDTPYGLAGYVQGPVDEARAVARRLRAGQVSLNYPAWDTHAPFGGYKQSGNGREYADWGIHDFCEVKAVVGHGA; from the coding sequence ATGGCTTGGGACAATCTGCTGAAGTTCTACGTGAACGGGGAATGGGTCACGCCGCTGTCCGCCGAGCGGATGGGTGTCGAGAATCCCGCGACGGAAGAGATCGTGGCCGAGATCGCACTGGGATCGACCGCCGACGCCGACCGCGCCATTGCAGCCGCGCGCGCGGCCTTCGACGGCTGGACGGTGGTGCCGGTGGCCGAGCGCATCGCGATCGTCGAGCGCATCCTCGATGAATACAACGCGCGCGCCGAGGAATTCGCGCAGGCCATGTCCACCGAGATGGGCGCGCCGATCACCTGGGCGCGCGACGCGCAGGTCTGGGCCGGGCGGGTGCATCTGGAATCGACCATCGCCGCCGGGAAGGACTTCGAATGGGAGGTAATGCGCGGCGAGACGCTGCTGATCCGCGAGGGCATCGGGGTCTGCGCGCTGATCACGCCGTGGAACTGGCCGATGAACCAGATCGCCTGCAAGGTGGCCCCCGCGCTGATCGCAGGCTGCACGATGGTCCTGAAGCCGTCCGAGATCGCGCCCCTGTCGGGCGTCCTGTTCGCCGAGGTCTGCCATGCGGCGGGTGTGCCTGCGGGCGTCTTCAATCTTGTCAACGGCATGGGGCCGGTGGTGGGGGCGCATATGTCCGCGCACCCCGAGGTCGACATGGTCAGCTTCACCGGTTCCACCCGCGCGGGCACGGCGGTGGCCGCTGCCGCCGCGCCGACGGTGAAGCGCGTGGCGCAGGAACTGGGCGGCAAGTCGCCGAACATCATCCTGCCCACGGCCGACCTTGCGGCCGCGGTGGCGGGCGGGGTCGAGGGCTGCATGGGCAATGCCGGCCAGTCCTGCGACGCGCCGACCCGCATGTTCGTGCCGCGCGCCCGGCATGACGAGGCCTGCGCGGTGGCCAAGGCGGCGGCCGAGGCGATCGTCGTGGGCGATCCGCGCGACGAGGGCACCGGGATGGGCCCGCTGGTGTCGGGCCTGCAATGGGAAAAGGTGCAGCGGCTGATCGCGGCCGGCATCGCCGAGGGCGCGACTCTGGTGACCGGCGGCACCGGACGGCCCGAGGGCGTGAACCGCGGCTGGTTCGCACGGCCCACGGTGTTCGGCAATGTCACCAACGAGATGACTGTTTCGCGCGAGGAAATCTTCGGGCCGGTGCTGGCGATCCTGCCCTATGACAGCGTGGATCAGGCGGTCACCATGGCCAATGACACGCCCTATGGCCTGGCCGGCTATGTGCAGGGCCCGGTCGATGAGGCGCGCGCGGTGGCGCGGCGGCTGCGGGCCGGGCAGGTGTCGCTGAACTATCCGGCCTGGGATACCCATGCGCCCTTCGGCGGCTACAAGCAGTCTGGCAACGGGCGCGAATATGCGGACTGGGGTATCCACGACTTCTGCGAGGTCAAGGCAGTGGTGGGGCACGGCGCATGA
- a CDS encoding trimethylamine methyltransferase family protein, translating to MSDEVCAPVRARGGRAARVAARAAGLSPEARPVRGGMPGGQYRPLTEAGMLRIHQAALQALEEIGLSQAPRSGVEILTGAGAVLGDDGRIRFPRALVEDMLAVAARDITLFARDPRHDLHLTGSNVHFGTAGAAVHVVDPVTLAYRDSTAQDLYDAARLVEHLDNVHFFQRICVCRDVVDNFDMDVNTLYACLAGTQKHVGTSFSDPAHVKGCFDLLHMVAGGEDQWRARPFVSNSNCFVVPPMKFAEESCVTMEACIRAGMPMLLLSAGQAGATAPAPIALAIVQAVAECLAGVVYANAIVKGAPCIFGTWPFVSDLRTGAMSGGSAEQALLTAGCAQMHRFYGLPGGAASGISDSKLPDMQAGWEQGITNVLAGLAGLNMCYESVGMHASLLGFCHESLVLGDDLLGQVMRCVRGIEVTEDKVSIDAMKQVCLGGPGHYLGSDQTLSLMQTEYVYPVVGNRMSPKEWGEAGRPLLLDAARARMESILGRAGCVLPPAVDAAVRARFNIHFR from the coding sequence ATGAGCGACGAGGTCTGTGCGCCGGTGCGGGCGCGGGGCGGGCGGGCGGCCCGGGTGGCGGCGCGGGCGGCGGGCCTGTCGCCCGAGGCGCGCCCGGTGCGGGGCGGGATGCCCGGCGGCCAGTACCGGCCGCTGACCGAGGCGGGCATGCTGCGCATCCACCAGGCGGCGCTTCAGGCGCTCGAGGAGATCGGGCTGAGCCAGGCGCCGCGCTCGGGCGTCGAGATCCTGACCGGGGCCGGGGCGGTGCTGGGCGATGACGGGCGCATCCGGTTTCCGCGCGCACTGGTCGAGGACATGCTGGCGGTGGCCGCGCGCGACATCACGCTGTTTGCCCGCGACCCGCGCCATGACCTGCACCTGACCGGCAGCAACGTGCATTTCGGCACGGCGGGCGCGGCGGTGCATGTGGTCGACCCCGTCACGCTGGCCTATCGCGATTCCACGGCGCAGGACCTGTATGATGCGGCCCGGCTGGTCGAGCATCTGGACAACGTGCATTTCTTCCAGCGGATCTGCGTCTGCCGCGACGTGGTCGACAACTTCGACATGGACGTGAACACGCTCTACGCCTGCCTCGCGGGCACGCAGAAACACGTCGGCACCTCGTTCAGCGACCCGGCGCATGTGAAGGGCTGCTTTGATCTCCTGCACATGGTGGCGGGGGGCGAGGACCAGTGGCGCGCGCGACCCTTCGTCAGCAATTCCAACTGCTTCGTCGTCCCGCCCATGAAGTTCGCCGAGGAAAGCTGCGTCACCATGGAGGCCTGCATCCGGGCCGGGATGCCCATGCTGCTGCTGTCGGCCGGGCAGGCCGGGGCCACGGCGCCCGCGCCGATCGCACTGGCCATCGTGCAGGCGGTGGCGGAATGCCTGGCGGGTGTGGTCTATGCCAATGCCATCGTGAAGGGTGCGCCCTGCATCTTCGGCACCTGGCCGTTCGTGTCCGACCTGCGCACCGGCGCCATGTCGGGGGGCAGCGCCGAGCAGGCGCTGCTGACGGCGGGCTGCGCGCAGATGCACCGGTTCTATGGCCTGCCGGGGGGCGCGGCGAGCGGCATCTCGGATTCCAAGCTGCCCGACATGCAGGCGGGCTGGGAGCAGGGCATCACCAATGTGCTGGCGGGGCTGGCGGGCCTGAACATGTGCTACGAGTCGGTGGGGATGCATGCCTCGCTGCTGGGGTTCTGCCATGAATCGCTGGTGCTGGGCGACGATCTGCTGGGGCAGGTGATGCGCTGCGTGCGCGGCATCGAGGTGACCGAGGACAAGGTGTCGATCGACGCGATGAAGCAGGTCTGCCTGGGCGGGCCGGGGCATTATCTGGGCAGCGACCAGACGCTGAGCCTGATGCAGACCGAATATGTCTACCCCGTCGTCGGCAACCGGATGAGCCCCAAGGAATGGGGCGAGGCCGGGCGGCCCTTGCTGCTTGACGCGGCGCGTGCGCGGATGGAGTCTATCCTCGGCCGGGCGGGCTGCGTGCTGCCACCCGCCGTCGATGCCGCCGTCAGGGCGCGGTTCAACATTCATTTCCGGTGA